A single region of the Bacillota bacterium genome encodes:
- a CDS encoding LysE family transporter has translation MSYIKGFLLGMTLQLSLGPVFFAVLHKAITENSREAFKMVLGAAIIDACYIGLSFTGIVLLLQIKALNSAVLAIGASALAYFAIKYFRRAAGSRNTGKNKEIINSDRINEQNRGGSSLTYGLKLTALNPMTIIFWSSTFGALITTGILSGTSESILFATGCVTATVFFLGGVSFLSPFVPFHKLGRIESYFDYFVGIVLIIFSILMFYRFLNSLIH, from the coding sequence ATGAGCTACATAAAAGGATTTTTGCTGGGAATGACTTTACAGCTATCGTTGGGACCGGTTTTTTTTGCAGTACTGCATAAAGCGATCACCGAAAACAGCAGGGAAGCTTTTAAAATGGTTTTAGGAGCGGCTATTATAGATGCATGTTACATTGGTTTATCCTTTACCGGTATAGTGCTTCTTCTGCAGATTAAAGCTTTAAACAGTGCAGTGCTTGCTATCGGAGCATCTGCCCTGGCTTATTTTGCTATTAAATATTTCCGAAGAGCTGCGGGGAGTCGAAACACAGGAAAAAACAAGGAAATCATAAATTCTGATCGTATAAACGAACAGAATAGAGGAGGATCCAGCTTGACCTACGGCTTAAAACTAACTGCCCTCAATCCGATGACAATCATATTCTGGTCAAGTACTTTTGGAGCTCTGATTACAACAGGGATTTTATCCGGAACTAGTGAATCTATCTTATTTGCAACCGGTTGCGTTACAGCTACAGTATTTTTCCTTGGTGGTGTAAGCTTTCTATCACCTTTCGTTCCTTTCCATAAATTAGGCAGGATAGAAAGCTATTTTGATTATTTCGTCGGCATAGTTCTGATTATATTTAGTATTTTGATGTTCTATCGGTTTTTGAACTCTTTAATCCATTAA